The following coding sequences lie in one Candidatus Binatia bacterium genomic window:
- a CDS encoding outer membrane lipoprotein-sorting protein, producing the protein MKRFATATIAAVGLVVSTVAAQQLPAAGGIVQQLKGAMEPAKPSLRTLNMTLSDLGETVRFTGIQARKQLPTGNYMLIVMTAPDAIAGTAMLLQEPTAPGQGGTLWTYAPTIGRVRKMLPIQGYDNFLDSDFTFADLGFVRLHKNYTTMSAETLNGAKTWKIAETIPQEQYYYSKVVTWVSADNYLPVKREYYDPAGQLWKAEAFDTVTTIEGIPTVLHVRMKDVMMNTASDLKITDVDYDSAIPDALFDWKQLPKVLDNPALKPLLGAQNR; encoded by the coding sequence ATGAAGCGATTCGCTACCGCAACGATTGCTGCAGTGGGGCTGGTCGTATCGACGGTCGCGGCGCAGCAACTGCCCGCCGCGGGCGGCATCGTCCAGCAGCTCAAGGGCGCCATGGAACCGGCAAAGCCGAGCTTGCGCACGCTTAACATGACGCTGAGCGATCTCGGGGAAACGGTACGCTTCACGGGCATTCAGGCTCGCAAGCAACTGCCCACCGGCAACTACATGCTCATCGTCATGACCGCGCCCGACGCCATTGCCGGCACGGCCATGCTCCTGCAGGAGCCCACCGCTCCCGGCCAGGGCGGGACCCTCTGGACATACGCGCCGACCATCGGGCGGGTACGCAAGATGCTTCCGATCCAGGGCTACGATAATTTTCTCGACAGCGATTTCACCTTCGCCGACCTGGGCTTCGTTCGTTTACACAAGAACTACACGACGATGAGCGCGGAGACGCTGAACGGCGCGAAAACCTGGAAGATCGCCGAGACGATTCCCCAGGAACAGTACTACTACTCCAAAGTCGTCACCTGGGTATCGGCGGACAACTACCTGCCGGTCAAACGCGAGTACTACGACCCGGCGGGCCAACTCTGGAAGGCGGAGGCGTTCGACACCGTCACGACGATCGAGGGCATTCCCACCGTGCTCCACGTGCGTATGAAAGACGTCATGATGAACACCGCCAGCGACTTGAAAATCACCGACGTCGATTACGATTCCGCCATTCCCGACGCCCTGTTCGACTGGAAGCAATTGCCGAAGGTCCTCGACAACCCGGCCCTGAAGCCATTACTCGGCGCGCAGAATCGTTAA
- a CDS encoding VWA domain-containing protein → MFALAEPLALLLAGLYGLLVLYHMWERRRRRLVVPSLLLWQAVSEDVIRARRFRPDLLFVVQALALAALILGLARPYRPGLAESEPTGRRIFVLDTSASMQSREGRQTRFESARAAATERLAGLPGDTEVMLLAADNGPRVVVDFTRDRAAVRAALTSLQPVDLGGDLTLTLAFADAVRQRTDLPTAIDVFTDVARASIPATMRDRVTLHQSGETDANLAITGIQVFQGRFQDPAAARATIQVQNFAPDDGHGVLTIELGGTVLNRTGFTLPGRGARSFLFDRLPNAGPLLARLETDDALAVDNAAFAWVAPVRPLHVLLVSDDAALARELRELAGAVSGLVVSTTDPQAFDPARPGDADVVVLHGLAPNPPLDVNALYVFPHADSALFPATAEVEDVEVIDWDDTHPALRGLRPLAAMPLRRGRMVDAPPWMRPIVRSRAAAGEFPLVLAGERDGHRVACITFDLGAEGLLRTDRVNLLLLTINILGWLAPGADETFVVRTGETADLGRFPTDTVTVDGPQGATRTIPGPQVAFEPVLAGAYRVRSDGVSRLVLANFLDPTESDIGRAGRDASSELPAAAPRSTADRRSRPPSVSAAQPWLYAAALVLLVVEWALWTRRPA, encoded by the coding sequence ATGTTCGCGCTCGCCGAGCCGCTGGCTCTGCTCCTTGCCGGACTGTACGGCCTGCTCGTGCTGTACCACATGTGGGAGCGGCGCCGCCGCCGGCTTGTGGTACCGTCGCTCCTGCTCTGGCAGGCCGTCAGCGAGGACGTCATTCGGGCGCGGCGCTTTCGACCCGATCTGTTGTTCGTGGTTCAGGCACTGGCGTTGGCCGCGCTCATTCTCGGCCTGGCGAGGCCGTACCGGCCCGGGCTCGCCGAGAGCGAACCGACCGGCCGCCGCATCTTCGTACTCGACACCTCCGCGAGCATGCAGAGCCGCGAGGGCCGACAGACGCGATTCGAAAGCGCCCGGGCCGCCGCAACCGAGCGTCTCGCGGGCCTGCCCGGCGATACCGAGGTTATGCTCCTGGCGGCCGACAACGGCCCGCGGGTCGTCGTCGACTTCACCCGCGATCGTGCGGCCGTCCGGGCCGCCCTGACGTCGCTGCAACCGGTCGACCTCGGCGGCGATCTGACGCTGACGCTGGCGTTCGCCGATGCCGTCCGGCAGCGCACCGACCTGCCCACCGCCATCGACGTCTTCACCGATGTGGCGCGGGCGAGCATCCCGGCCACGATGCGCGACCGGGTGACGCTCCACCAGAGCGGAGAGACCGACGCCAACCTGGCGATCACCGGTATCCAGGTTTTCCAGGGCCGTTTTCAGGACCCCGCGGCAGCGCGGGCGACGATTCAAGTGCAGAACTTCGCGCCCGACGACGGCCACGGCGTGCTCACCATCGAGCTGGGGGGCACGGTGCTGAACCGAACCGGTTTCACGCTGCCCGGCCGCGGCGCGCGCAGCTTCCTTTTCGATCGTCTGCCGAACGCCGGCCCGCTGCTCGCGCGGCTGGAAACCGACGACGCCCTCGCCGTCGATAACGCCGCCTTCGCCTGGGTCGCACCGGTCCGCCCCCTGCATGTCCTCCTCGTCTCCGACGATGCGGCGCTGGCACGAGAGCTGCGCGAGCTGGCCGGCGCCGTCTCCGGCCTCGTCGTGAGCACAACCGACCCGCAGGCCTTCGACCCGGCGCGACCGGGCGACGCCGACGTCGTCGTCCTGCACGGCCTCGCGCCGAACCCGCCGTTAGACGTCAACGCCCTCTACGTGTTCCCGCACGCCGACAGCGCGCTGTTCCCCGCCACCGCCGAGGTCGAGGACGTCGAGGTCATCGACTGGGACGACACGCATCCCGCCCTGCGGGGGCTGCGGCCGCTTGCCGCAATGCCCCTGCGGCGCGGCCGCATGGTCGACGCGCCGCCGTGGATGCGGCCCATCGTCCGGTCGCGGGCGGCAGCGGGCGAATTCCCGCTGGTGCTCGCCGGGGAACGCGACGGCCACCGCGTCGCCTGCATTACGTTCGACCTCGGCGCCGAGGGGCTGCTGCGCACGGACCGCGTCAACCTGCTTCTCCTGACAATCAACATCCTGGGCTGGCTGGCGCCTGGCGCCGACGAGACGTTCGTGGTCCGCACCGGCGAGACGGCGGACCTCGGCCGTTTCCCGACCGACACCGTCACCGTGGACGGACCGCAGGGCGCGACCCGCACGATCCCGGGCCCGCAGGTCGCATTCGAGCCGGTACTGGCGGGGGCGTACCGCGTGCGTTCCGACGGCGTCAGTCGTCTGGTACTGGCGAACTTCCTCGACCCGACGGAATCCGACATCGGTCGTGCCGGACGCGACGCTTCGTCCGAGCTCCCGGCGGCGGCGCCTCGTTCGACCGCCGACCGCCGATCGCGGCCGCCGTCGGTGTCCGCAGCGCAGCCGTGGCTCTACGCGGCGGCCCTCGTGCTGCTCGTGGTGGAATGGGCGTTGTGGACGCGGAGGCCGGCATGA
- a CDS encoding VWA domain-containing protein — protein MTPELGLRYLLAHPEALGLTVRQPAAMAALIAVVVVLLLGRRRSGWAAATALRAAACALIVLALAGLALSVRVPTDRLSLIVAVDVSASIDAGGRAWQRSYLDRLASALAPGDELGVVVFGREAAVVQPPGTARTIRWPATPVTTTATDIQRGLETAIALLPADAERRVLLLTDGNETRGNGLATVVRARRAGIAVYAAVPPAAAGVDVAVEKLTTPPLVAAESVFPIRLTVRNRGPLVEAPLRLHIDGSLIGTDAVTLQPGLNAIEIPYRLTGAGSHRLRAEVNAPGDTVAGNDYRETPVTIGARVGILSIGRRSHSPLAAALERKGVAVTTMAPEHFPRRLGDLLAHHCVLLEDVSAARLDPAALQLLERYVRDYGGGLVVAAGDRTFGDPGFRQTALQRLLPVTLEPRRPPRAERAPVSLFLVVDRSNSMGYHVTERTQRSEDSSKLAYARRAALAVVGQLKDSDLIGVIAFDSRPYDIAALKPLRDNRLLLERDIPRLQPGGGTDFYDALESARAQLVAARAQTAHVILLTDGDTNRAAGDHDALVAALAKAGISVTAIRIGDDTVNLELLETMATRTGGAFYHVENAESLPELMLRDASQAVERAPRREIAFVPRPGDATQALRGLPLRALPDVGGYAYTRAKPGADLLLYVAGAPDRRDPLLAAWQFGLGRVVAFTASLENDADTWVGWDGFGKFWSQVVRWTLRDQLPWAYALDVDRRDGQSRLHVRSFGDTDGAVLTARLLAGDDPVDVTLAPTAPRELAGLLPALPAGHYPVTVIRRDREQNVTQRTELVWIPGRDADPQEEYRADQPDRQRLAQLTTATGGQVDPPLEQLVGRTLGTRTAHFPLDWLAIPLALVLFLCDLGLRYVRGAQPGP, from the coding sequence ATGACCCCCGAGCTTGGCCTGCGTTACTTGCTCGCGCACCCGGAAGCGCTGGGTCTAACGGTGCGGCAACCGGCCGCCATGGCAGCTCTGATTGCGGTCGTCGTCGTGCTGCTTCTCGGTCGCCGCCGCTCCGGGTGGGCCGCAGCCACGGCGCTGCGCGCCGCCGCCTGTGCGCTAATCGTGTTGGCTTTGGCCGGCCTTGCCCTCAGCGTCAGGGTGCCCACGGACCGTCTATCGCTGATCGTTGCCGTCGACGTTTCCGCGAGCATCGATGCCGGGGGGCGCGCGTGGCAGCGGAGCTATCTCGATCGGCTCGCGAGCGCCCTGGCCCCGGGAGACGAGTTGGGAGTCGTCGTCTTCGGACGCGAGGCCGCCGTCGTGCAGCCGCCCGGAACCGCGCGCACGATACGCTGGCCGGCGACCCCGGTAACGACGACGGCGACGGACATCCAGCGCGGCCTCGAGACCGCGATCGCACTGCTGCCTGCCGACGCGGAGCGCCGGGTGCTGCTCTTGACTGATGGCAACGAGACGCGCGGGAACGGTCTCGCCACGGTGGTCCGCGCCCGCCGGGCGGGGATCGCCGTGTACGCGGCCGTCCCCCCCGCCGCAGCCGGCGTCGACGTCGCCGTCGAGAAGCTGACGACACCGCCGCTGGTCGCCGCGGAGAGCGTTTTTCCCATCCGTCTCACCGTGCGCAATCGCGGGCCGCTCGTCGAGGCCCCGCTGCGGTTGCACATCGACGGGTCGCTTATCGGCACCGACGCGGTAACCCTGCAACCGGGCCTTAACGCGATCGAGATCCCGTACCGCCTTACCGGCGCCGGATCGCACCGCCTGCGCGCCGAGGTCAACGCACCCGGCGATACCGTCGCCGGCAACGATTACCGCGAGACACCGGTAACGATCGGCGCCAGAGTCGGCATACTGTCGATCGGTCGGCGTTCGCACTCGCCGCTCGCCGCGGCTCTCGAGCGCAAAGGCGTCGCGGTCACGACCATGGCGCCCGAGCACTTCCCGCGCCGCCTCGGCGATTTGCTGGCGCACCACTGCGTCCTGCTGGAAGACGTCTCCGCCGCGCGCCTCGATCCCGCCGCCCTGCAACTGCTGGAACGGTACGTACGGGACTACGGGGGCGGGCTGGTGGTGGCGGCCGGCGACCGCACCTTCGGCGATCCGGGATTTCGCCAGACTGCCTTGCAGCGTCTGCTCCCGGTCACACTCGAGCCCCGCCGCCCACCGCGGGCCGAACGCGCGCCGGTATCCCTCTTCCTCGTCGTCGACCGCTCCAACAGCATGGGCTACCACGTCACCGAACGCACCCAGCGCAGCGAGGACAGCTCGAAGCTGGCATACGCGCGCCGCGCCGCTCTGGCAGTCGTCGGCCAGCTCAAAGACAGCGATCTCATCGGCGTCATCGCCTTCGACTCCCGCCCGTACGACATCGCCGCGCTAAAGCCGCTGCGCGACAACCGTCTGCTACTCGAGCGTGATATTCCGCGCCTGCAACCGGGCGGGGGCACGGACTTCTACGACGCTCTCGAGTCGGCGCGCGCCCAACTCGTTGCCGCGCGGGCTCAGACCGCGCACGTCATCCTGCTTACGGACGGCGACACCAACCGCGCCGCGGGCGATCACGACGCGCTCGTGGCGGCGCTCGCCAAAGCCGGGATCAGCGTGACCGCGATCCGTATCGGCGACGACACGGTCAACCTCGAGTTGCTGGAAACGATGGCGACGCGCACGGGCGGCGCCTTTTACCACGTCGAAAACGCCGAGTCGCTGCCGGAGCTCATGTTGCGCGACGCCAGTCAGGCGGTCGAACGCGCGCCGCGACGGGAGATCGCTTTCGTCCCGCGTCCCGGCGACGCCACCCAGGCGCTGCGCGGCCTGCCGCTGCGCGCACTTCCCGACGTCGGCGGCTACGCCTACACGCGCGCCAAACCGGGTGCCGATCTGCTGCTGTATGTCGCCGGCGCGCCGGACCGGCGGGATCCGCTTCTCGCCGCCTGGCAGTTCGGTCTCGGCCGCGTCGTCGCCTTCACGGCCAGCCTCGAGAACGACGCCGACACGTGGGTCGGCTGGGACGGCTTCGGGAAGTTCTGGTCGCAGGTGGTGCGATGGACCCTGCGCGATCAACTGCCGTGGGCGTATGCGCTCGACGTCGACCGGCGCGACGGCCAGAGCCGGCTGCACGTGCGTTCCTTCGGCGATACCGACGGCGCCGTGCTGACGGCACGGTTGCTCGCCGGCGACGACCCCGTCGACGTTACACTCGCGCCGACGGCCCCGCGCGAATTAGCCGGGTTGCTCCCCGCCCTGCCGGCCGGACACTATCCCGTGACGGTAATCAGACGCGACCGGGAACAGAACGTAACGCAACGCACCGAGCTGGTATGGATCCCCGGCCGGGACGCCGACCCGCAGGAGGAATACCGCGCCGACCAGCCCGATCGTCAACGGCTCGCGCAGCTCACCACCGCCACCGGCGGCCAGGTCGACCCGCCGCTCGAACAGCTCGTCGGCCGCACACTGGGCACCCGCACGGCGCACTTCCCGCTCGACTGGCTGGCGATTCCTCTGGCGCTCGTGTTGTTTCTGTGCGACCTCGGCCTGCGGTACGTGCGCGGCGCGCAGCCAGGGCCGTAA
- the larC gene encoding nickel pincer cofactor biosynthesis protein LarC has product MRVLYLDTIAGISGDMTVGALLALGLPLRHLRGELARLSIGDYTLSATRRNVNGIVATKFNVRVGAVTEGDSGGGRGKGRGRGSGEDGGKGASAGHRDHGHEHGHEHRPYRVIRDLVRRGGLDPAVRDTALAVFARLAAAEAKVHGVSTDAVTFHEVGAVDSIVDIVGCAIGMHWFGIERVYASPLPMGSGTVLSEHGPLPVPAPATVELLRGFPVRVGEGTTELVTPTGAAIVAALATPDPVPALRIAGIGYGAGQRTLSDRPNVLRTILGETEADTVHERLAVIETNIDDLNPEFYEHIIERLFEAGARDVYLAPVHMKKNRPGIVLSVLCGDAERAALTAIVLGETSSLGVRVHTVERIAVPREIRTVDTPYGRVRVKVATAHDGTEHAAPEYEDCRHLARARGVPLKRVYQAALLSSLAEPGRGA; this is encoded by the coding sequence ATGCGGGTTCTCTATCTCGATACGATCGCCGGAATCAGCGGCGACATGACCGTCGGGGCGCTGCTGGCACTGGGGCTGCCGCTCCGGCACCTGCGCGGGGAACTCGCCCGCCTGTCGATCGGGGACTACACGCTGTCGGCTACCCGGCGCAACGTCAACGGCATCGTCGCCACGAAGTTCAACGTGCGGGTCGGCGCCGTCACGGAGGGAGACTCGGGCGGAGGCAGAGGCAAGGGCAGGGGCAGAGGCTCGGGCGAGGACGGAGGCAAGGGGGCGTCGGCGGGGCATCGCGATCACGGGCATGAACACGGGCACGAGCATCGGCCCTACCGGGTCATTCGCGATCTCGTTCGACGGGGCGGGCTCGACCCTGCCGTACGCGACACGGCGCTGGCCGTCTTTGCGCGGCTCGCCGCGGCGGAGGCGAAGGTCCACGGGGTGTCGACCGACGCGGTCACCTTCCACGAGGTAGGGGCGGTGGATTCCATCGTCGACATCGTCGGTTGCGCGATCGGCATGCACTGGTTCGGTATCGAGCGCGTATACGCGTCGCCGTTACCGATGGGCAGCGGAACGGTGCTCAGCGAGCACGGGCCGCTGCCGGTCCCGGCCCCGGCGACCGTCGAGCTGCTGCGCGGGTTTCCGGTACGGGTTGGGGAGGGGACCACGGAGCTGGTGACACCCACGGGTGCGGCGATCGTGGCCGCGCTGGCGACCCCGGACCCGGTACCCGCGCTGCGCATCGCGGGCATCGGCTACGGGGCCGGGCAGCGCACCCTGTCCGACCGGCCAAATGTGCTGCGGACGATTCTCGGCGAGACCGAAGCCGACACCGTCCACGAGCGCCTCGCGGTTATCGAGACCAACATCGACGACCTCAATCCCGAATTCTACGAGCACATAATCGAGCGGCTCTTCGAAGCCGGCGCGCGCGACGTTTACCTGGCGCCGGTACACATGAAGAAGAACCGTCCCGGCATCGTATTGAGCGTCCTGTGCGGGGACGCCGAGCGCGCCGCGCTGACGGCGATCGTGCTTGGCGAGACCTCGAGCCTGGGGGTGCGCGTGCACACGGTCGAGCGGATTGCCGTACCGCGCGAGATTCGCACCGTCGATACGCCCTACGGGCGGGTCCGGGTGAAGGTTGCGACGGCCCACGACGGAACGGAGCACGCCGCACCCGAGTACGAGGACTGCCGTCACCTCGCCCGCGCGCGCGGCGTGCCGCTGAAGCGCGTCTATCAGGCCGCCCTGTTGAGTTCACTGGCCGAACCCGGGCGGGGCGCGTAA